A genome region from Leguminivora glycinivorella isolate SPB_JAAS2020 chromosome 13, LegGlyc_1.1, whole genome shotgun sequence includes the following:
- the LOC125232887 gene encoding signal recognition particle 14 kDa protein encodes MVLLGNDEFLVELTKLFQKARASGSITMTMKRYDGRTKPEPRDGTPVVKNPEYKCLIRAQSSSKKISTVIEQREVEKFSTAYTNLLRTSVNGLKRLKKPKKKVVATQ; translated from the exons ATGGTGCTGCTTGGTAACGATGAG TTCCTCGTCGAACTTACTAAGCTGTTCCAGAAGGCACGTGCTTCAGGATCCATAACCATGACGATGAAAAGAT ATGATGGACGAACTAAGCCTGAACCGCGGGATGGAACACCAGTAGTTAAAAATCCGGAGTACAAATGTTTAATTAGGGCACAATCTAGCAGCAAGAAAATATCTACAGTAATTGAACAAAGAGAAGTTGAAAAATTCAGTACAGCGTATACAAACTTACTGAGGACGAGCGTTAACGGACTGAAACGCTTGAAAAAACCGAAGAAGAAGGTAGTGGCAACTCAGTAA